The following nucleotide sequence is from Macaca nemestrina isolate mMacNem1 chromosome 16, mMacNem.hap1, whole genome shotgun sequence.
gaagctggaagccattttccttatcaaactaacacaggaacagaaaaccaaacacagcatattctccttataagtgggagctgaagaatgagaacacacagatacagggaggggaacaatgcACATTGGGGCCTATCGGAGAGAGCAGGAGTGTGGGTAGAGCATCAGAAAAAATAGCTGAAGCATGTCGGGCTTAATACCTAGGGGATGGGATGATAGatgctgcaaaccaccatggtacacatttacctatgttacaaacctgcacattctgcagaAGTACGCCAgaacttaaaatcatttttaaaaaatctagacaAAGCAACAATGTTATCTCTCACCATTCTTATTCAACATTGCAAGAGAGTAGCCAAAACACTAATGAAGAAGAAGCACAATGTTGGAGGACCCTCACTATCTGTTTAAAGTCTCCctataaggctatagtaatcaaaaagATTGGTATTGGTAAAAGAACAGACACATTgatcaaagaattaaaatatggAGTCtagaaataagcaagaaaaatataataaaccgATTTTTTGACAAAGGAGTGAAGACATttcaatgaacaaataaatagtggctggaaaaattaaaaacctacaTACCAAAAAGTGAATCTAAATACAGACCCTAGAccttagacaaaaattaactctaaatagATTTAGACTGAAATGAAAATGCATAACtaaaaaaattaaggagaaagCACAGGAGAAAATATACATGACCTTGAGCTTGGTAATACCTTTTAAGAAAGAACAGCAATAATATTATCCATAGAAGAAACCAATTATTATTTggcttcattaaaatgaaaaactctaTCCTATAAAACATACTATTAGGAGATCAAAAAGACAAACTGcagactagaagaaaaaaatggcaaaatacaCATCTGATAGAGGGCTTCTATCCAAAATACACAGAGCacacttaaaactcaacaacattAAAACACACAATCtgattaaaaattgggcaaaaggtCTGAACAGATACGTGACCAAAATGATATACAGATTGGCAATAAGTatattaaaagatgctcaatatcattttCCATTAGTgtaatacaaatcaaaacaactATGAAGTACTACCATATACCTATTAGTATAATCAAAATCCAAAATCCTGAAAGTATGAACTGTGGATAAGGATCCAGAGAAACAATAACTCTCAGTCTTTGTGCATGGTATTAtagaatagtatgcagccatgaaaaaaaaattaaataatgtttttttgcAGCAACTTTGACGGGGCTCACTATCCTGAGTAATGcaactcagaaatgaaaaaccaaatactgcatgttttcacttataagtgggagctaagctataggTATGCAAAGACATACAGAGTAGACATAGAGACTCAGAATAGGGGAAGGTAGTGGGGGTGATGGATTAAAAACTATCTATTGGGTAAAACATAATGactgtaccatttttttttttttattgcaataGCACTAGAagcacaagttttttttttatgtgaatgAATTGTACAGTGGTGAGCGCTGGGATTTTAGTATACCCATCACCCAAGTGgtatatggcacatatataccatggaatactatgcagccataagaaaagaTGAATTTGTGTCTtatgtagggacatggatgcagctggaaaccatcgttctcagcaaactatcgcaagaacagaaaaccaaacaccgcatgttctccctcataggtAGTGATTATCAGGGTTCAGCACGGTAaattaacttctttttcttttgttcctcaTTCTCCATTCTGTATTCTTTGGAGGGAAGTCACCACATACACACTACACTTACAGAGTGAGGAGATATGTTCCAACTTTTAATAATGTGGTATCTACATTTTAATGATGAAGTATCTAAAGTATCTCAAATTATTCTGCATAGGAAATTGGCCTCTTTtcccattatttattatttacttttatcaGTATAACCTCCTggatatttatattatactttggATTACAATCcaatattcctttatttttgagGTCTAGCCAAGATTTGGCATTGGGACTCATTCAGCTGGTTTCTTTATCCCTTTGATACACCTCCATCAGTAATAGAactcttgttttgatttttggattCTTTACTACTTTCTGGTTCTTCAAAAGGCTTCACagttattttgtatatttcctgCTGCAGTTATAGAATCATTTACTCTGAGAAATGCTGTGGTTTTCTTAATTGGAAAATGGTATAGAAAGTCAAATCTTGTTGCTGTGCAtgcccaaaactacaaaaaaaatgttgCATTAAGGTCTCTCAATTGACACAATGAGGAAAACTATGTGTTTACTCACCCATGCATGTAGATATATCTATTTATAGTTCTATATGTTAATATCTGTATCAATAGAAAGCTAAACATACATTTATGTAGATCTCTCTTACTCTAATCTTTcttcccccccgccccgccccaggctggaatgcaatggccggttcttggctcaccgcaacctctgcttcccaggtacaagcgattctcctgcctcagccttcggagtagctggattcacaggtgcccgccaccatcgctggctaatttttgtacttttagtagagacgtgatttcaccatattggccaggctagtctcgaactcctgacttgaggtgatctgcctgccttgacctcccaaagtgctgggatgacaggtgtgagcaactgtgtcTGGCCTATTCTAATCTTTTACAACACAGATCAATGTAGCTTCTTCTCTTTACTTACgtgtaacatttctttttttttttttttaacatttcacaaAAAGTTTTATTCTTTGCTGATAAGATTAACTATCCAACTTTTTCTGATGTCTTTTTACAGGATACAGCCAAAACTAAAATTTAGACTATATaatgaagaataatttttaagtttctttttcctcCAATCTCATATAAGTTGGAGACATGGGCAAGGAAAACTGCACCGCTCTGGCTGAGTTCATTCTCCTCGGACTATCAGATGTCCCTGAGTTGAGAGTCGGCCTTTTCCTGCTGTTCCTTCTCATCTATGGAGTCATGTTTTTAGCCAACCTGGGCATGATTGCACTTATTCAGGTCTGCTTTCAGCTCCACACCCCCATGTACTTTTTCCTCAGCCATTTGTCCTTTGTAGATTTCTGCTATTCCTCAATAATTGTGCCAAAGATGTTGGCTAATATCTTCAGCAAGGACAAAGCCATCTCCTTCCTGGGGTGCATGGTGCAATTCTACTTGTTTTGCACTTGTGTGGTCACTGAGGTCTTCCTGCTGGCTGTGATGGCCTATGACCGCTTTGTGGCCATCTGTAACCCCTTGCTGTACATGGTCACCATGTCTCAGAAGTTGCGTGTGGAGCTGGCATCTTGCTGCTACTTCTGTGGGACGGTGTGTTCTCTGATTCACTTGTGCTTAGCTCTGAGGATCCCCTTCTATAGATCTAATGTGATAAACCACTTCTTCTGTGATCTGCCTCCTCTCTTAAGTCTTGCTTGCTCTAATATCACTCTGAATGAGGCGCTGCTGTTCCTGGTGACCATTTTGAATGAGAGCGTTACCATCGTGATCATCCTGACCTCCTAtctgctaattctttttttttttaattttgactattttttaaaaatttatttattattattatactttaagttctagggtacatgtgcataacgtgcaggtttgttacatatgtatacttgtggcacaagacagggatgccctctctcaccactcctattcaacatagtgttggaagttctggctagggcaattaggcaagagaaagaaatcaagggtattcagttaggaaaagaagtcgtcaaattgtccctgtttgcagatgacatgactgtatatttagaaaaccccattgtctcagcccaaaatctccttaagctgataagcaacttcagcaaagtctcaggatacaaaattaatgtgcaaaaatcacaagcattcttatacaccagtaacagacaaacacagaaccaaatcatgaatgaacttccattcacaattgcttcaaagagaatcaaatacctaggaatccaacttacaagggatgtaaaggacctcttcaaggagaactacaaaccactgctcagtgaaatcaaagaggacacaaacaaatggaagaacataccatgctcatggataggaagaatcaataacgTGTAACGTTTCATTCCAGCATTGGAAAACTTGATTCTGAACATGTTTCATTCACTTAGTCTTCCAATTCCATTACATGTATATAGTAATTTCAGAATTATTAACCCCTACCCCCTTGGGAAAGAAAAACTTTATCTGTGAGAATACAGTACTTATATATGATTCCTTTTGATGTTAGTCTTACAGACTCCTCTCAGTTTTAAATTTACCGTGCTGAACCCTGATAATCACTACCTAAGCCAGGTGGTTAGGGTTTACATCAAGAATTGTAAGTCATATTGAATGCCCTGGTTGTGGTTTAATAAGTATTGCAATTTACTTCTGTGATTCCAAAAGTCTCCCCAAAATATCTTACCCTAgtctgaacaaataaaaaaaaaaatagataaatcccATTTTGGAATCATTAGACAAAATACCTAAAAGAATACTTCTCAAAACTGTCAAAGTCTTCAAAAACAAGGAATGTCAgagaaactgtcacagtcaaAAGGACTCTATGAGAACATCAATAATACATGTAATGTGGAATCCTCAGTGAATATTGGAACAGAAAAAGACATTAGGGAAAAATAAAGATTCTAAATAATGCATATTCTTTTGTTAATAAgagtttattaatatttaaattaattgtgACGAGTGTAACATAACAATGTAAGATGTTAAAAATAAGTGCAACCGGATATGGGGTACACAGAAACTCTCTGTATTATGTTTGCTATAATATTGTAAatctaaagtaaaaatattagaaacaaatgccaaaatgtgtatttttttctattaagattACCAATATACAAAAGTATAGAATATTTTAGTAAATCATTAAGATATATAAAATGTATCTAACGAAATAAATTTCTAGTGGGTTAATGTGGCTTATGTACACAttcattttagataaaataatgaacaaaaagtGATATGTATCTAACCTCTGAAATATATAGAATATGACTAAATATTTTGTTGCTCTATTCCAGTAGTAATCTTTTCCAGGTTTCTATCACTGTATCATTCAAATTTACTTCAAgtgttatatgcatgtgtgttgtTTTAACTAATATAAAAGTGTCAAGATCTGAGAATTGTGTACTTTCCAACTTTGCATTCCATCATATAACATAATTCGTGGTTTGTTACACaagcaatatttattgaaatactgaccaaataaatgaataaggacATATTGTTTAGGCATATAAAGATGAATGTAATATCAAAACACAATCAGATATCACTGTAGAATAgtttaaattgttaaaaaaacaaacttttttcactgtaaatgtgaaaatattttcttaagtttgCTGTCATGTAATATCATATaaggtgattttaaaattaatagtcTGAATCAAaccaataacatttaaaaataattaagaaacagATCTTGGAAAAATATGTCTTCAAAAATGAGATAGGTGCATACATCCAATAATTATGCAAAATGTGACACTTAAATGTCTTTAACCCTCCAAAAGTTTCCTGCAAATATATGTTCATGATTTTCAGTAGGTTAAAAACCACagaactgtacatttttaaatgatgaaaataatgatATATTAATTACATCCCAATTAACGAAACAGAAGTTAAGCAAATATAAAGATTTTAAGCATGTGATTCCATTCATAAACATGACGTTTTCAAATTTTAGAAAgttaattatataaaaacatagCAATTGGTGAAGAATACATTATTTATAATGCAAAAACAAGTGAAAAGTATTTttatgacagagcaagacatgtgttatgtattaaatatatctttatttgcATCATTGTAAATAACACAATGGCAACTGTTATAACATaaatttttgtaatgttttaaaGGCATATGTAAGCATAAGACATTGCTTTGGAGTACTGTTCAGCCAAAGTAATTAAATGAGAAGTCAATAGGAATCAGACCAATTATTTGCTTTACATGACTTAGATTAATCTAACAATAGATTTTAGAGGATCGGGGAAATGTTTGAATACAATGTTTCAGATAATCCTCTACAAATACTAGttctctcagcagtgtttttGAAAGGCATTGGGAGATAGCAATTGAGAGACTGAATAACCAAAAAAACCTAGACTGCAACTAACCTCTATATTGCTATTTGAAAGAATAATCAGtgctatgttgaacaggagttgtgagagagagcatccttgtcttgtgctggttttcaaggagaatgtttccagcttttgcccattcattatgatattggttgtgggtttgtcataaatgactCGTTACTTTGAGGTGtgtttcttcaatacctagtttattgagagtttttaacatgaagggatactgagttttatcaaaggccttttctgcatctattaagataatcatgtggtttttgtctttagttacatttatgtggtgaattatgtttatttatttgcatatgttgaaccagccttgcatcccagagatgaagctgacgtgattgtggtggataagtcttcggatgtgctgctagattcggtgtgccagtattttattgagaatttttgcatctatgttcatcaaggatattggcctgaagatttttttgttgttgtctcttggccaggttttgttatcaggatgatccTGGATTCATAAAATGAATCTGGGAGTTCatcctttcatttatttggaATAGTCTCAAAAGAAATAGTACTAGcttttctttgtacctctggtagaattcaacataaatccatctggtcctgggctttttttggttgatagtcTGTTTGTTActgccttgatttcagacttcgtTATTGGCCTACTCAGAGATTCATCTTTTTTCTGgctcagtcttgggaggatgtatgtgttcaggaatttatccatttctacaagattttctggtttatttgcatagaggtgttcatagtagtctctgatagttgtttctatttctgtggggtcagtggtgatactccttttt
It contains:
- the LOC139359177 gene encoding olfactory receptor 5L1-like, whose translation is MGKENCTALAEFILLGLSDVPELRVGLFLLFLLIYGVMFLANLGMIALIQVCFQLHTPMYFFLSHLSFVDFCYSSIIVPKMLANIFSKDKAISFLGCMVQFYLFCTCVVTEVFLLAVMAYDRFVAICNPLLYMVTMSQKLRVELASCCYFCGTVCSLIHLCLALRIPFYRSNVINHFFCDLPPLLSLACSNITLNEALLFLVTILNESVTIVIILTSYLLILFFFNFDYFLKIYLLLLYFKF